TTTGGGTTGGTTTTATTGCGTTATTTGGAATTGCAACAGATGATGGTGTTGTAATGGCAACTTATTTAACACAAACATTTAAGCGTGAAAAACCTTCTGATAAAAAAAGTATTAGAGTAGCCGCTTTACAAGCTGCAGAAAAACGAATCCGTCCTTGTTTAATGACAACTGTAACTACAATTTTAGCATTACTACCAGTTTTAACTTCTACAGGAAAAGGAAGTGATATTATGATTCCGATGGCAATTCCAATTTTTGGAGGAATGGTCATTGACATTACCTCTTATTTTATTGTGCCAGTTTTATATAGTTGGCGAGAAGAATTCAAATTAAAAAAATCTAAAAAATGAAAAATTTAATTTTTACACTAATAAGTTTTTTAGCTTTTGGTTTTTCAAATGCACAAGAATTAAATGTACTTATTGAACAGGGACTAAAAAATAATCCAGCAATTCAAAAAATTGAATTACAATATAATATTGCTTCCGAAAAAGTAAACGAAGTTAACACGTTACCAAATACTGAATTTGGTGCTGGATATTTTGTAAGTGAACCAGAAACAAGAACAGGTGCGCAGCGTTTTAGAATTTCTGTAAAACAAATGTTACCTTGGTTTGGTACAATTACTTCAAGAGAAAATTATGTTTCTTCTATGGCAGATGCTAAATATGAAGATATTGTTATTGCCAAACGGAAGCTAATTTCTTCTGTTTCGCAATCCTATTATAACTTGTATACAAATAAAGCAAAGCAAAAAGTATTAGAAGAAAATATAAAACTACTTGAAACTTATGAAACATTAGCATTAACATCAGTTGAAATTGGTAAAGCTTCTGCTGTAGATGTTTTACGATTGCAAATGCGTCAAAATGAAATGGAGCAATTATTGGCAATTTTAAATCAACAGTATTTAACTGAACAAACTACCTTAAATAAGTTGTTGAATCGTGATAAATCAATTTATATAACTGTTGTGAGTGATTTAAACTTTCCCAGTGAAAATTTTGATATTAATATAGATAATTTATCTGTGCACCCTGAATTATTAAAATATGATAAATTGTATCAATCTATAGAAAAATCAGAATTATTAAATCAGAAAGAAAGTGCTCCAATGATTGGTTTCGGTTTCGATTACATTAATGTTACTAAACGCCCAAATATGAGTTTTAGTGATAATGGTAAAGATATTTTTATGCCAATGGTAACAGTATCCATACCTATTTTCAACAATCGTTATAAATCAAAAACGAAGCAAAAAAACTTACAAAAACAAAAAGTTTTAGCACAGAAACAGGAAAGAAAAAATAAATTAGAAATGTTTTTAGACAAAGCAATAAACAAACGAACTTCTGCAAGAATAAGTTATAAAACACAAGCTAAAAATTTAAAGCAGGCTAAAAATGCAGAAGAAATTCTAATTAAAAGTTATGAAACAGGAACGATTGATTTTAATGATGTATTAGATATTCAAGAGTTACAATTAAAGTTTGAAATGAATCAAATTGCATCTATTAAATCCTACTTCATACAAACCACAATTATTAATTACTTAATTCAATAAAAAAATGACACATACATATAAAATTACAGGAATGACTTGTGGAAATTGCAAAGCTTCCGTAGAAAAATATTTAGGTGAAATTGATAATATTACAAATATTTCTGTAAACCTAGAAAAAGGAGAAGCAGAAATCACAATGAATAAATACATAAAAACCAATATTTTAAAAGATGCTTTACCCGAAAAATATATTCTATCAGAAAAAAAGGAGCGTAAAGAAAAAATCTCAGCAATAGATTTTGAAGCAGTGTCTGAAAAATCAAAATTTGAGCAATTAAAACCACTGTTTTTAATCATATTTTATATAACAACGGCAAGTATTTTATTAAACTATAAAGATTGGAATTGGAACGAATTTATGCTCAACTTTATGGGCTTATTTTTCATCGTCTTTAGCTTTTTTAAAATGTTAGACTTAAAAGGGTTTCCAGATTCTTTTAGAATGTATGACCCTTTGGCAAAAAAGATTCCTTTTTACGGAAAAATTTATCCTTTTATAGAAACCGCTTTAGGTTTAATGTTTCTATTACATTATGAAATAAATATTGCTTTAATAATTACGCTAATTGTATTAAGTATCACTACAATTGGTGTTACAAAAACACTTTTAAGTAAAAAAGCAATTAAATGCGCTTGTCTTGGTACTGCTTTAAAATTACCAATGACAGAAGCCACATTTATAGAAAATACCATAATGATTGTGATGGCAAGTTTAATGCTTCTAAACATCTTTTAAATATGAAAAAGTATATAATTTATATAGGTTTTATAACTATTGGTTTATTATTTGGCTGGTTATTATTCGGAAATCCATCAGCCGAAAAAATAGAACATGAGCATTCTCAAACAGTAGAAAAAAAACAGCTATGGACGTGTTCTATGCATCCGCAAATTATGAAATCAGAAGCTGGTGATTGTCCTATTTGTGGCATGGATTTAATTCTTACAGAAAATAGTTCTGAAGGTTTAATGGCAGACCAATTTAAACTGACAAGAAACGCAATAGCTTTGGCTAACATTCAAACTTCTATTGTCGGAAATGATAAAATAGAAGATAATACCATTAAATTATCAGGAAAAATTGTAGAAAATGAAGAAGCTAATACTGTTCAAATCAGTTATTTTTCGGGGAGAATAGAACGTTTAAATATTAACTCTAAAGGTGTAAAAGTTAGAAAAGGTCAACTATTAGCAACTATTTATTCACCAGAGTTATTTGCCGCACAACAAGAATTAATTACAGCTTCGTCTTTAAAAGAAACCCAACCTGCATTATACAAGGCTGTTCGTAATAAATTAAAATTATGGAAACTCTCTAAAAATCAAATCAATAAAATTGAAACGTCAGGTAAAGTAAAAGAAAATTTCCCTGTCTATGCTACTGTATCAGGTACCGTTTCAGAAAAATTAGTAGCAGAAGGAGAATCTATTAAACTAGGGCAACCGTTGTTTAAAATAGCAAATCTAAATACAGTTTGGGTAAATTTTGATATTTATGAACACCAGATTGATTTGTTTAAAAAAGGACAAGACATTTTTATAATAACAAACTCAACTAAAAAAATTAGTGCAAAAGTAGATTTTATAGATCCTGTTTTAGATTCTAAAACAAGAACTGTAAAATTAAGAGTTGTGCTTAATAATAGAAATGATGATTTTAAACCAGGAATGTTTGTTGAAGGAAAAATTAAAGGAATCAATTCGAATGAAGGAGAAGTTATTTCTATTCCGGCATCAGCTGTTTTATGGACAGGAAAACGTTCTGTTGTATATCTAAAACCGAATGATAATGAACCTATTTTTGAAATGCGTAAAATTACATTAGGAAATAGAATCGGAAACAATTACGAAGTTTTACAAGGTTTAAAAAAAGGAGATGAAATTGTAACAAATGGGACTTTCACTGTTGATGCCGCTGCTCAATTACAAGGCAAAAAATCAATGATGAACAAGAAAGGCGGTAAAGTGATGACTGGTCACGAAAATCATCTTGGAATGAATAATAATTCAACAGTTAATAATTTCAATAAAAACGAAAGGATAGAAGTCTCAGAAGAGTTTCAAAATCAACTAAAAACAGTTTTTAATGATTATATCCAATTAAAAAATGCTTTGATTAAAGGTGATACTAATAAAGTAATAAGAGCATCAAAAAAGATAATAGAAAATGTTTCTAAAATTGATATGAAATTACTAAAAGACAATAAAACCCATAGAAACTGGATGTCTTTAGAAAAAGAAATAAAAGCAGCTACAACTTCAATTTATAAAACAATTGATATTGTAGAACAAAGAAGTCATTTCATACAACTATCATCTAGTTTAATCACTACAGTTCAACTATTTGGAATTAACGAGAAAGTTTATGTTGAATTTTGTCCAATGGCAAATAGTAACAAAGGTGCTTATTGGCTAAGTAAAGAAGAAGTGGTAATGAATCCTTATTATGGAAATGCTATGTTAAAATGTGGGGAAGTAAAACAAATTTTAGACTAATAAAAATCAATAATTAAATTTTAATCAAATGAAAAAAATAATTTTAAGTTTAGTAATTATTACAGCTACAATATTTACAAGCTGTAAAAATGAAGGCAAAAAAGAAACGAGTACGAACAAAACTGAGGTTTCTAAAGAAATAGCAAAAACAGATATTACCTTTGGTGTAAGAGGAAACTGTGGTATGTGTAAAAGTACTATTGAAAAAGCTGCAAATAATATTGAAGGTGTATCAACTGCAACTTGGAATGTAGATAAAAAGAAAATTGAGGTGTCTTTTGATAATGCTAAAACAAACGTTATGGCAATTCACAAAGCTATTGCAGCTTCTGGTTACGATACAGAAAAAGCAAAAGGAAATTTAGATGCGTATAATGGTTTACCTGATTGTTGTAAATATGATCATACTATGGAAATGAGTATCGAATAAAAACAATAGAATATTTCCTTAACAAATACACTGTTAAGGAAATATTTTCTACGTTTTATCTATTTTTTTTAAACAAAAGCTAATGAAGTACTGCACTTGTACCCCACTTCACACTTACGAAACTCTATTAAATAAAGGAAAGTTACATATTGTACCAGGAAATAGATTATATCTCCTTTAATGGTGTTTCCTTTGATTAAATATCAGCGATAAAAAAAGAGATAGTTACGATAACTACCTCCTTATTTATTTTACTACCAATTCAATATTATCAGTTTTAGACTGTATACATCTTTAAAATAGTTGTTTTTAGCTTCTATTAATAATGCTTTGTTCACTTTTACCTTATAAATGAATTCAATTTAAAGTCAATATACTAAAATATATAAAAGCTCTTTTTATGTAAAAAACTTTAAATTCCTAAAAACCCCAAAAACTACTAAAAGTAAGGTAATTAAGGTCATATAAAATATATTTTTAACAAGATTAAACTCAGTTTCAGTTTTAAAAAACACTACTTTATATTTTTTCCAGTCTATAGTATTTACAGCTTCATTTTCAAATATTTTTGGATAAAACTGTAAACGAACACCTTCATGAAATTTTGTTGTTGCATTTAAAAATTTCACTTGATGTGTTAAACCTGTATTCGCTATTTTATTCATAGATAGTTGTACTTGTAAAGGTGGAAAAAACTGTGCTATTTTTGCACTTAAACCTTCTCTGCTTTTTATCTTATTATACATAGCATCTCGTTCATGCTTTGATTCATCATCTCCCATTTGTTGCATCGCATAATACCACAACCATGAAAATCCTTTTTCTTGTACTTTATATTTAGAAAATTGTGGGTAATGTTTATAAAACTTATTTACAGTTTCATTTTTATCTGTATCCCACTTTTTATGATACTCATCTCTTTGTTTTATCGTCATTGTAAAAGCTTCACCTATTGGATATTTGTTAGTTATATAATTATTTATAACTACAGGTAAAAAAACAACCAAAATTAACCAACTAACTAATAATATTATTGCATTAGTATTCGATGTTTTTCTTAACATAATAACAAAAAAACATACAGCAAACCAAAACAGTAAATACAGATAGCTTATAATTATAAGCTGTAAAAAAGCAGTATTAAATGGAATTTCTAAAACTAGCTTCGATAATAAGAATAGTACTCCTAAAATAATAAATACAAAAAACACTCTTATAGATAATTTCATTAGTAAAAACTTAAAAGAGGATTTTCCTTGAGTAGTAATCATTTTCCAAGTCCCTTTTTCTACCTCTTCTGATAAAAGGTTAAAATTTAAAGCTATAATTACCAAAGGAAAAAGAAAGATAATAAGAAAACTCAGGTCTAAATTCCCCGTTTGTAAACGCATTGGATTTACTAAATCCGTATCATATTTTTGCCCTTCTAAATTTAAAATACTAACATTTTGTATATGAGAATTCAAATCACTTTGTCCAATAGAAATCCCCGCTAATGATTGAACAGGTTTAATAAAAGAAAACTTTAAATAATATAATAATAAACCTAAATCATCTTTATGAATATTCGTCTGGGTTGTTAAATGTTTTTGTTGCTGCTCAATAGTTTTTTCTATTGCTACTTGCTTTTGAGATAAAAACTGTTTTCCTGTACTTATACTTAAAACACCTAAAATTAATAGTATGCTAAAAGCTAGTAATACAGTTTTTGATCTAAAGAATTGTTTAATTAATAATCTATACATAATTAAATAATTTTAAAACGATTAGAAAATTTTATCATAACGATAAAAGAAATTATTAACCAGACGCAAAGTGTAATTATTGCTAACAATTGATTATTTATTGTTTTACAAATTGAAATATATTGGTAATTAAATTCCGGTAATGCCTTCCAATGTTCCTTCTTAACAACATGAACCTTACCTTCACTTCCATTAGCTTTATTACTAATAAACTTCATTTGTAAATTATTCATGTATTGAGATTGTTTGTACCTGTAATCTTCTGTTTGTAATAAAAAGTTAACGTATGTTTCAAAATCTACTCCTGAAAAACTCATTGATAAATTTTTTATTGCTAAATATGGATTCATCAACACTAAACTATTTGTTATACTATTTTGCTTCTTATAAGTATTAATTAGCTTTTTATGTTGCTTATTATATATAACAGCCGATTTTTCTTCTCCTTTTCCCATTAAAAAACCACTATAATTAAATGCTAAGTCTTTTACATCTGTAACATTATTTACTTTTAAAATTGAATCACGCAAACTATTAAAATATGGATCGTTTGGATTATGACTGTCTCCTTCTTTTGAAACTTCAGTCTCTATTGCCGCTCTAAATTCAATTTTAGATAAATTAGGGTATGTATAATTACCTAATACTTGAGCTGTTTTAGGTATGATTATAAAAAACAGTAACCATATTCCTAACAGACTTAATAATGCTTTGTTAGAGTTTTCACTCTTAGCTGACACCATTACTGTAATGCAACATAGAATCATAAAAAACAATATGTAAACAATTGTTATTAAAAATGATCTAATTACAATAGCATTACTTAATGTATTACCTTCTAAAAAAGAAATACTCCATAACGATAAGAAGGCTGGCAGAAAAAATAAGCTGGAAACAAGGAACAATCCTAATGATTTACCTAAAAGAACTTCTTTTATATTTGCTCCCTGAACATAAATTATCTTGAGTGTTCCGTTTTCTTTTTCAGATATAACAGATGAATACCCTATGAAGAAAATAATTAGCGGTAAAATCAATTGTAATAGCATAGCAATGTTCAAATCACCAAAACGCACCAATCCTGTAGAGAAACTTGCTTCTGAAAAATTTGCCGTATTTTGCTTATGTGCTTCTAAAAAAACAGCATTTCCTGTATAAGTTTCAATACCTGAATCGAAAACACTTAAAGGGTGCTGCAAACGGAAAACAAATGACCCGAAATGAGCCATTCGATGTGGGTGTTTATCTGGACTATCTTCCCAACTTTCTCTTGAACTTTCTTGATGATGTTCAATAATATGATGGTGTGCCTCAAAAGCATTCCAACTAGTTACTGTTACATAAGTTAAAACAGCTAAAAAAACAGCTAATAGTACTAAAAGACCTTTATTACTAAAGGCCTTTTTAAAAAACTGTTTTGTTATTAAAATAATAACGTTTTTTTTCATATTAATTAAAACTTATAGGTTGTTGTAAGCATAAAATTTTGAGGAGCTCCTGGAAATAAACGTGTATTATTAAGGGCTCCTGTCCAATATACGGTATCAAATAAATTATTTAATTTTAACGTAAATTCAAAATTAGAATTTAAAGGTTTGTAATAAGCAGCTATATCTATTATAGTATAATCAGGTAACTTTAAATCTCTTTGATACCAAGCTAATTTATCACCACTATATTGAATCCCTGAACCTAAACTTACACCTCGTAAAGCACTTGAATCGTTAAAGCTATATTTCGCCCATAAGTTCCCACTCCATCTAGGTGCTGCTTCTGTTCGTTCACCTATTAATGAAGGATCATCCGATTTTACAATTTCCGCATCAACATAACTTCCTGAAGCGCTTATTTGAAGATTTTTTAGAAGTTGTCCATTTACATCAAACTCTATACCCTGACTACGATCTTCACCTCGTTGATTAATTTCGAAGCCTAAATCATTAGTTGCATTGGTATTTATTAATAAAACATTTTTTTGACGGATTCTAAAAGCTGCAGCTGAAGCATTAACTTTTCCATTAAAAAATCTACCTTTTACTCCTATCTCCTCTAAACTACTTGTTAATGGTTTAAATGTACTTAAAATACTTAGCCTATCATTATTCCAAAAGAAATTTGCTACACTAGGCATTAAACCTGTTGTATAAGCATGAGGCTGAAAACCTTCTAAATAGGTTGCATAAACATTTAAGTTATTATTAATTTCATAAGACAACCCAACTCTTGGTATTAATGCATTAAATGTATTTTTACTTCTGTTAGCTGTTCCGTAATTAAAATCATCCTCAAACCATTCATGCCTAAGACTAAATAATAATGAAAAATTATAAAATTTAGCTACATTTTGAATATAAGCTCCATGTGTTTTTAATACTTGAGCAGGTATAGCCCCAGAAAATAGATTATAAGAATTTGTATTTCTAATAATATTAGAAGGATTATTCAAATCAAAAAAACCTGCCGCAGGTAACTTAATATTTATACCGTTATACGCTGTTAAAATTTCATTCCCATCAGCATCTTTTAAGTTACGTCTTACCGAATTTACACCTCCTCCAATAGTTTTATCAAATCGATGTAAATCGTAACCTATTACTGTTTTAAACTCTGCTGCATCTCCTAATTTATAATCAAAATTTAAAAAGGCGCTTATATTATCTGTATTCCAAGATTGTTTTCTTTCTGCATAACGTAATCCTACAAGTCCAGAAACAGGATCCCCGTTCTCATCTTGAACAGCCTTTTCATATCTATGTTCTTGTAAATCTTCACTCCATAACTGTTTCATGTATTTAGCATTCAGTTGAACACCTTCATACAAACGTTGACTAAAGCTTATCGTAGTAATCCACTCTTTTGTCTTATTAAAATCATTTGTAGCTGCTATATTTCTTGAGATAGGAGTGCTTTTTAAATTGAAGTTTTCTCCACCTAATTTTTCAAAAACAGGTTGACCACGATCTAAATTTCCTGTACTGCTATTATAAATCATCTCAACATTTATAGAAGTATGAGCACTAGGCATAAAACTAAAAGACGGAGAAACTAATATCGCATTATTTTGTACTAAATCTCTGAATGATTTTGCCTCTTGCACAGCGGCATTTAAACGATATAATAATGTTTTTTCTTCATTTAATGGCCCTGTAAAATCTAAACCTCCTCTAATAGTATTAAAACTTCCTATTCCAAAAGTTACTTCTTTTCTTTCTTCTGCTAACGGTTTTTTAGTTACGATATTAACAGTACCTCCTGGGTCAGCACTTGAAAAAGTAACAGAACTAGGTCCTTTTACAACTTCAACACGCTCTATATTTTGTGTTAATGGTTGTAAAAAATAAAATTGACGTGTACGCATACCATTTAACACTTGCCCATCTTCATTCTGTGTAATACCTCTGATATTAAAATGATTATACATACTTACTGGTGTAACACTACTTACCCCTTTTACGGCATCTGATAATTGAAAAGCTACTTTATCATCAATTAATTCTTTTGTTACAGTAGCGACAGATTGAGGTAATTCTTTATTTTTAATAGCTACTTTAGTGGCTGAAAAAGAATAGTCACTGTTATAATCTTTACGTTTTCTTCCTATAATTTCAACAGATTGTAATAGCTCTGTAGATTCTTTTAACGAAATTACACCTAAATCTACTTTTTGATTATTTGAAATAGTTACTGTATTATTATACGATTCATAACCAACAAAAGTTATGATTACATTATAAATACCATTTTCTTGTAATACTATAGAAAAGTCCCCATCTGTATTAGACATGATACCTTTTTTATCTTTTTTTTCATTCGAAACAATAACGTTTGCTCCTTCTATTGCTATATTATCTTTATTTACAACTTTTCCTGTAATTTTTACTTGTGAAAAGATTGTTTGTGTAATTAAAAATAAAACTACGAATCCTATGTTTTTGTAATTCATGATTGTTTTTATGAGTTATGGGGTTTGAGATAATTACTCCATTTTTTATATTAATAATAGAGTTGGGTTTATTAAAATTATTTATTTTTTAACTGTTATTAAATAGTCTTTATATATAAATCTTGTAATTCTTGAGCTGTTATTTTTGATGTTTCTGTAGTATGAATTAAACTTCCTTCTTTCATAATTCCTATACGAGAACCAATATTCACCGCATTAAAAATATCATGAGTAGCCATAAATATTCCTACCCCGTTTGCCGACAATTCTTTACATGTTTTAGCAAATTCTACAGATGCTTTTGGATCTAAACCTGAAGTAGGTTCATCCATAAGAATATATGAGGCGTTTTTAGATAATGCAATCGCAATACCTACTTTTTGACGCATTCCTTTAGAATAGGTTCCTAACTTTTTGTGGTACGATTCTTCCTGTAAATTTGCTTGTTTTAAAAATTGGTCTAATTCCTTTTTGGTATATGTAAAACCTGCTAATCGACTAAAGAAATCTAAATTTTCTAATCCAGACAAACTACCATACAACTCTACTGTTTCTGGAATATAGGCTATTGAACTTCTATTAAAATTAGCATCTGAAACAGAAACATTATCTATTAATGCTTCACCAGAAGTTGGCGTTAATAAACCTAAAAAAAGATTAATAGTAGTAGTTTTTCCAGCTCCATTTTGCCCTAGTAAGCAAAATATTTCTCCTGGTTTTACTGAAAGACACAAGTCTTTGAGCGCTGATTTATCATCATAGCGCTTACAAAGCTTTTTTGCTTGTAGCATAATTAAATTTTTAATATGTTAAAATGAAATATTCGTTTTTAGAACACATATTTATTTAAATAAATAAAATATGAGTTCTAAAAAGTTAAAGGATGTATTAAATAAATTATAGGACTAGACCCACCTCTTTGGTGTTTTAAGTAATTTTGTAAAATATCTAGTATGTTAAGCTATAAAGTAAGGTGGTGCTCTTGATTTTTTTATACTAAATACAACAGATGTAAAGCTATTGTCTTTTTCTAAAAAAAAATCGGTTATTAACTTAGGTGCTAATATTGCATAAGTAAAAGTTGGATCTTTAGATAATTCTACATCTAAATAAATATTACATAAAGAACAATCTTTGTTTGTATCAGTTACTTTTTCATATTCTAAAGAAGATGTTAACTGTTCTTTGTTATTTGAATGATGTTCAAAAGAGTGATTAAGAACAACAAGGTGTGTCATCAAGATGATGGCAGATAGTAATAAACTTGTTATTCTTTTTAAATTATTCACGTTGCAAATATATATTGTTTATTTTTATCTAAAAGATAAAATAAATACATTTATTTTTAGAGATAGAATTGAAACGAAATTTGATACCACTACCCCATTCCGTTTACTATAAAACTTTATTGTTCTAGATTACTACTTTATATATTGAAAAAGAAACTAACATCCAAACTTACCTCTCTGAATCTCCAAAATAAAATTCACAATAAATTTTAAACCAATAATTTATCTGCGAAATAATTTAACATGTCTTCAACTTGATTTACATCATCTTTATCTATTGAGACATCAGTTAATTTCGGAAGGTGTTTTGCAAAATATATTTGATTATTAGACATTTCAAATAAATTTGTAGCTAAAGCAAAAGGAAATTTAGATTAGTACAATGATTTAACTAACTGTTGTAAATATAATCATATTATGGAAATGAATATCGAATAAAAGCAATACATATTTACTCCATCCCACTGTTTTGAGTACTTCACTTTCAATTTTTATTGCCTATATGTTACTCAAAGTGTATTTTTGAGTTTCAGCAACAAGTAATTATTGGCTTTAGATAAATTCTGCAACATAATAAGCAGTACCATTAGAATTTATAAAGTCTTTTCTGTGGTATTACAGTTATTACAAGAGATAAAAAAGAAGAATACTCTCCTACTATATAAGTATAAAAAATGTTTAAGCATTAAAGAAAGTTCTCTTTTACTTGATGTAAATAGATAAGTTATTTATAGGGTAATTCAGAAAAAAATTATCAGTTTTAAAAAGATATATTGAAAAATTAATGCTATAAACATTAAACTTATACAAAGAGGAATAAAACAAATGGCGCCTACTTATAAAATAACCTATAAAAATTTTAAGCATCTAAACCAATGATAATCCCCATTGTTAAGGTAAAAGAGTTCATACAATTTTTAATAAATAGAAATTTAACATGAGTGTAGAAATAATAAATCAATTAGATAAGCTATATAACCAAAAGGAATACTCTAAAATTATTGAAATAATTTCTAACTTATCCCAAAACACGTTAACATTTTCGTTAATTAATCATCTTGGAAGAGCTTATAGTGATATTGGTGACTATGACAAAGCTCTTGAAACTCTTTATAAAGTTTCTGAAGCAGGAAAAACAGATTCTCTTTGGAATTTTACAGTAGGATATACATATTTTCATAAATCAGACACAAAAAAAGCGTTAGTTTATTTAAAACAAAGTGCATTGCTGGGAAATAGTAATGCAGCAGCTTTAGCTTCAATACTCGATGGAACCTTCAAATTTCCTAAAGAAAGGGATGTGAAAAAAGTAAATTTAAAACCTAAAACACCTAGTCAAACAAAATTTGAAAAAACCATGGTTAATTTAACTAACTATTTTCCAAAACTACAACCAGGTATTAGTATTCATCTTTTAGAAAGCTATATTCTAAAACTATTAAAACATTTTACTAAAAATAAAACAACATGGAACAAAGGTATTGAATTACTAAATGATTTAATTTACCTAAAGAAACACGATAATTCAATAATATCTAAAAACACTTGTATACAGATATTTAACTGGATTAAAACTAAATATAATAACAAAGTGTTTGAAGGTTTTCCTGAAAGTTGCTCCTCTAGCGAAAAAGAATATAATAGTTTAATGTTTTTAATGAATTCCTCACTAGATACATTATTAAAAATTAAACATAAAGTAGAAATTCTCCCTTACTTAAACGTACTTTTAAAAAACTCATCAAATGATTTTGAGATAAATAGTTTAAAAAATCTAATTCGTTCGGTAAAATATGTTAATTCAGATTCTAAGCTAAAAATATCAACTGAGATTTTAAATAAAATTTTATTAGAGACAGATAAACATTTTGAAGATGAATATAATACAAATAATGGCGGATATCTTTTTTGTGGGCTTAAAGAAACAATTAGTGAACATAAACTATGTTACACCATAAGT
This genomic stretch from Tenacibaculum sp. Bg11-29 harbors:
- a CDS encoding DUF3526 domain-containing protein translates to MKKNVIILITKQFFKKAFSNKGLLVLLAVFLAVLTYVTVTSWNAFEAHHHIIEHHQESSRESWEDSPDKHPHRMAHFGSFVFRLQHPLSVFDSGIETYTGNAVFLEAHKQNTANFSEASFSTGLVRFGDLNIAMLLQLILPLIIFFIGYSSVISEKENGTLKIIYVQGANIKEVLLGKSLGLFLVSSLFFLPAFLSLWSISFLEGNTLSNAIVIRSFLITIVYILFFMILCCITVMVSAKSENSNKALLSLLGIWLLFFIIIPKTAQVLGNYTYPNLSKIEFRAAIETEVSKEGDSHNPNDPYFNSLRDSILKVNNVTDVKDLAFNYSGFLMGKGEEKSAVIYNKQHKKLINTYKKQNSITNSLVLMNPYLAIKNLSMSFSGVDFETYVNFLLQTEDYRYKQSQYMNNLQMKFISNKANGSEGKVHVVKKEHWKALPEFNYQYISICKTINNQLLAIITLCVWLIISFIVMIKFSNRFKII
- a CDS encoding efflux RND transporter periplasmic adaptor subunit, coding for MKKYIIYIGFITIGLLFGWLLFGNPSAEKIEHEHSQTVEKKQLWTCSMHPQIMKSEAGDCPICGMDLILTENSSEGLMADQFKLTRNAIALANIQTSIVGNDKIEDNTIKLSGKIVENEEANTVQISYFSGRIERLNINSKGVKVRKGQLLATIYSPELFAAQQELITASSLKETQPALYKAVRNKLKLWKLSKNQINKIETSGKVKENFPVYATVSGTVSEKLVAEGESIKLGQPLFKIANLNTVWVNFDIYEHQIDLFKKGQDIFIITNSTKKISAKVDFIDPVLDSKTRTVKLRVVLNNRNDDFKPGMFVEGKIKGINSNEGEVISIPASAVLWTGKRSVVYLKPNDNEPIFEMRKITLGNRIGNNYEVLQGLKKGDEIVTNGTFTVDAAAQLQGKKSMMNKKGGKVMTGHENHLGMNNNSTVNNFNKNERIEVSEEFQNQLKTVFNDYIQLKNALIKGDTNKVIRASKKIIENVSKIDMKLLKDNKTHRNWMSLEKEIKAATTSIYKTIDIVEQRSHFIQLSSSLITTVQLFGINEKVYVEFCPMANSNKGAYWLSKEEVVMNPYYGNAMLKCGEVKQILD
- a CDS encoding DUF3526 domain-containing protein — translated: MYRLLIKQFFRSKTVLLAFSILLILGVLSISTGKQFLSQKQVAIEKTIEQQQKHLTTQTNIHKDDLGLLLYYLKFSFIKPVQSLAGISIGQSDLNSHIQNVSILNLEGQKYDTDLVNPMRLQTGNLDLSFLIIFLFPLVIIALNFNLLSEEVEKGTWKMITTQGKSSFKFLLMKLSIRVFFVFIILGVLFLLSKLVLEIPFNTAFLQLIIISYLYLLFWFAVCFFVIMLRKTSNTNAIILLVSWLILVVFLPVVINNYITNKYPIGEAFTMTIKQRDEYHKKWDTDKNETVNKFYKHYPQFSKYKVQEKGFSWLWYYAMQQMGDDESKHERDAMYNKIKSREGLSAKIAQFFPPLQVQLSMNKIANTGLTHQVKFLNATTKFHEGVRLQFYPKIFENEAVNTIDWKKYKVVFFKTETEFNLVKNIFYMTLITLLLVVFGVFRNLKFFT
- a CDS encoding heavy-metal-associated domain-containing protein produces the protein MTHTYKITGMTCGNCKASVEKYLGEIDNITNISVNLEKGEAEITMNKYIKTNILKDALPEKYILSEKKERKEKISAIDFEAVSEKSKFEQLKPLFLIIFYITTASILLNYKDWNWNEFMLNFMGLFFIVFSFFKMLDLKGFPDSFRMYDPLAKKIPFYGKIYPFIETALGLMFLLHYEINIALIITLIVLSITTIGVTKTLLSKKAIKCACLGTALKLPMTEATFIENTIMIVMASLMLLNIF
- a CDS encoding TolC family protein → MKNLIFTLISFLAFGFSNAQELNVLIEQGLKNNPAIQKIELQYNIASEKVNEVNTLPNTEFGAGYFVSEPETRTGAQRFRISVKQMLPWFGTITSRENYVSSMADAKYEDIVIAKRKLISSVSQSYYNLYTNKAKQKVLEENIKLLETYETLALTSVEIGKASAVDVLRLQMRQNEMEQLLAILNQQYLTEQTTLNKLLNRDKSIYITVVSDLNFPSENFDINIDNLSVHPELLKYDKLYQSIEKSELLNQKESAPMIGFGFDYINVTKRPNMSFSDNGKDIFMPMVTVSIPIFNNRYKSKTKQKNLQKQKVLAQKQERKNKLEMFLDKAINKRTSARISYKTQAKNLKQAKNAEEILIKSYETGTIDFNDVLDIQELQLKFEMNQIASIKSYFIQTTIINYLIQ
- a CDS encoding heavy-metal-associated domain-containing protein codes for the protein MKKIILSLVIITATIFTSCKNEGKKETSTNKTEVSKEIAKTDITFGVRGNCGMCKSTIEKAANNIEGVSTATWNVDKKKIEVSFDNAKTNVMAIHKAIAASGYDTEKAKGNLDAYNGLPDCCKYDHTMEMSIE